The Lagenorhynchus albirostris chromosome 6, mLagAlb1.1, whole genome shotgun sequence genome includes a window with the following:
- the IDH1 gene encoding isocitrate dehydrogenase [NADP] cytoplasmic translates to MSQKIQGGSVVEMQGDEMTRIIWELIKEKLIFPYVELDLHSYDLGIENRDATNDQVTKDAAEAIKKYNVGVKCATITPDEKRVEEFKLKQMWKSPNGTIRNILGGTVFREAIICKNIPRLVSGWVKPIIIGRHAYGDQYKATDFVVPGPGKVEISYTPSDGSPKTTFLVHNFTEGGGVAMGMYNQDKAIKDFAHSSFLMALSKNWPLYLSTKNTILKKYDGRFKDIFQEIYDKQYKSQFEAQNIWYEHRLIDDMVAQAMKSEGGFIWACKNYDGDVQSDSVAQGYGSLGMMTSVLVCPDGKTVEAEAAHGTVTRHYRMYQKGQETSTNPIASIFAWTRGLAHRAKLDNNKDLSFFAKVLEEVCIETIEAGFMTKDLAACIKGLPNVQRSDYLNTFEFMDKLGENLKTKLAQAKL, encoded by the exons ATGTCTCAAAAAATCCAAGGCGGTTCTGTAGTAGAGATGCAAGGAGATGAAATGACACGAATCATTTGGGAGTTGATTAAAGAGAAACTTATTTTTCCCTATGTGGAATTGGACCTGCACAG CTATGATTTAGGCATAGAGAATCGCGATGCCACCAATGACCAGGTCACCAAGGACGCTGCAGAAGCTATAAAGAAATACAACGTTGGTGTCAAGTGTGCCACCATCACCCCCGATGAGAAGAGGGTAGAGGAGTTCAAGTTGAAACAAATGTGGAAATCACCAAATGGTACCATCCGAAATATTCTGGGTGGCACTGTGTTCAGAGAAGCTATTATCTGCAAAAATATCCCCCGGCTTGTGAGTGGATGGGTAAAACCCATCATCATAGGTCGTCATGCTTATGGCGATCAA TACAAAGCAACTGATTTTGTTGTCCCGGGGCCTGGAAAAGTAGAGATATCCTACACGCCAAGCGATGGATCCCCCAAAACGACATTCCTGGTACATAACTTCACAG AGGGTGGTGGTGTTGCCATGGGGATGTACAATCAAGATAAGGCAATCAAAGATTTTGCACACAGTTCCTTCCTGATGGCTCTGTCTAAGAATTGGCCTTTGTATCTGAGCACCAAAAACACTATTCTAAAGAAATATGATGGACGTTTTAAAGACATCTTTCAGGAGATATATGACAA gCAATACAAATCTCAGTTTGAAGCTCAGAATATCTGGTATGAGCACAGGCTCATCGATGACATGGTGGCCCAAGCTATGAAATCAGAAGGAGGCTTCATCTGGGCCTGTAAAAACTATGATGGGGATGTGCAGTCGGACTCCGTGGCCCAAG GTTATGGCTCTCTTGGCATGATGACCAGTGTGCTGGTTTGTCCAGATGGCAAGACAGTAGAAGCAGAGGCTGCCCACGGGACTGTAACACGTCACTACCGAATGTACCAGAAAGGACAGGAGACATCCACCAATCCCATTG CTTCCATTTTTGCCTGGACCAGAGGCTTAGCCCACAGAGCTAAACTTGATAACAATAAAGACCTCAGCTTCTTTGCAAAGGTTTTGGAAGAAGTCTGTATTGAGACCATTGAGGCTGGCTTCATGACCAAGGACTTGGCTGCTTGTATTAAAGGTTTACCCAA TGTGCAGCGTTCTGACTACTTGAATACATTTGAGTTCATGGATAAACTCGGAGAAAACTTGAAGACAAAACTAGCTCAGGCCAAACTTTAA